One stretch of Miscanthus floridulus cultivar M001 chromosome 18, ASM1932011v1, whole genome shotgun sequence DNA includes these proteins:
- the LOC136521871 gene encoding uncharacterized protein, with protein MAGTPTDFNECVSKGELATFMTEQRNLMTELTRNVNNLVTRIEQLEQRPPPYRADDEDADAFGDEDAYADGGARRRLNFNRRGMGEREVQGRKQHQPFKSHNGRNFQQHSEPETPKLPVAPQPSTPPFSSGVSKLSNVQFPQLKKGGTLGASTSSSSSSSKIICHRCKGMGHVMKECPSRRAFIATEDGYVSDSDVEDDLALAANIDADPTEGDQDKEAITIDSVAAAADYPSLLVQRVLSTHVGHEEEMKIQRHNLFHMYLIVQGCRVLTIIDGGSCNNLVSLDLVDKLGLTTRQHSYPYKLQWFNNSGKTKVTKSARISFFTGSYHDTADFDVVPMQACSILLG; from the exons atggcaggaactccgacggacttcaatgagtgcgtgtccaagggcgagcttgcaacgttcatgactgaacaacgcaatcttatgaccgagctgacgcgcaacgtgaacaatctggtcacccgcattgaacagcttgagcaacgccctccgccttatcgtgctgatgatgaagatgcggatgcttttggtgatgaagatgcgtatgctgacggtggtgcccgtcgccgcctcaacttcaatcgtcgcggcatgggag aacgagaagtacagggacgcaaacaacaccagcctttcaagtctcacaatgggaggaattttcagcagcattctgagccggagacgcccaagcttcctgttgcaccacagccatctacacctccattttcttccggggtaagtaaattgtctaatgtgcagtttccacagctgaagaaaggtggaactctgggtgcttctactagctcctcctcgtccagttctaaaatcatttgccaccgatgcaaaggcatgggacatgtcatgaaggagtgccccagtcgtcgcgctttcattgctaccgaggatggatatgtaagtgatagtgatgttgaagatgatttagcccttgctgctaacattgatgcagatcccaccgagggcgatcaagacaaggaggccatcaccattgactccgtggctgctgccgcggactaccctagccttcttgtgcagcgtgtgttgagtacacatgtgggacatgaagaagagatgaagatccaacgccacaatttgttccacatgtatctcattgtgcagggttgtcgtgttctcactatcattgatggcgggagttgcaacaacttggtgagtttagatttggttgacaagcttggcttgaccacacgacaacattcgtatccatataaacttcaatggttcaataatagtggtaagactaaggtaactaaatcagcacgcattagctttttcacaggctcttatcatgatactgctgattttgatgttgtccctatgcaagcttgttccattttgttaggttga